The Saprospiraceae bacterium genomic interval TCCTCCGGCTCAAAAGCCTCTCCGAATACAAAAGCTACTTTAAGAAAAATTACGAGGGGAAGGAGTAAGAGCAAAAAGCTGAAAGGAAAAAAGGCTAAAGGCCAAAGGATGGAGAATGGATTAAGGAGCAAAGCTTAAAGCATAAAGCTCAAAGCATAAAGCTCAAAGCATAAAGATGAATGTTCGTTCAGCTGAAATTTCAAAAAAAGTTTAATTTATAGGAACTTTTAGTTTTTACACTGGATTTGCCAAAAAGCCAAAAAGCCAAAAAGCCAAAAAGCCAAAAAGCCAAAAAGCCAAAAAGCCAAAAAGCCAAAAAGCCAAAAAGCCAAAAAGCCTTCTCTTCCCTCAACACGTCATCCCGATCGTCAGCATCGAAATCCTGCAATGGGAAGCTTTTAATAGCTGCAGTGCACAGGCCTCCAACGTGGCTCCCGTAGTGAGAATATCATCCATGAGAGCGATGTGTTTGTTTTCGATTTTCTCAGCCTGTTTAACAGAAAATACCGAATGCATGTTATCGATGCGTTCCATCCGGTTTTTATCGACCTGACTTTTGGTTTCTTTGCTTCTGAGCAGCACATTTTCCACAACCGGAATCGAACTCACTTCCGAAAACCCCCGGGCGATCATGGCCGATTGATTGTAACCACGGATTCGTTGTCGACTTGGATGCAATGGGACAGGCATTAAAAGATCGACGTTTTGTAGCAATTCGTTCTGCTTCAACAATTGGGCGTAATATGCACCAAGGGAAATTCCGATGTCCGGTTCGTTTTTGTATTTGAGTCGCTCCATGGCCAATTGAAGCCGGCTTCCTTTCTGGTAATAAAAAAGTGCAGCTCCCAGGCTCAGTGGAACCCTTCCTCTGAACTTTAGTGTAAACTCATTTTCGCGATACCGGTACATCTCACTGGGGGGCAACTGGCTTTGGCATTCCAGGCAAAATTTCTGTCCGGGTGTCAGACATTTCCCTTCGCAACAAATACATAAATTGGGGTACAGCAATTCCAGACAGCCATCCCACGAATTCTTAAGCAGTTCAGTGATCCATCGGGTGTTCATAGCAAAAAAAAATCCCGGCATTGCTGCCGGGACCTTCAAACAAAACGAAAAACCAACTTTATAGAAAGCTACAAAAGGCTACTATACAAGCTTATATCATTTTACGGATTTTGACGGGTATCTCTTTAATTTGGCCGTTGCGAATGACCTTAGTATAGAGTGTCTCGCCAACCTTGGACAAAGCTACAACTTTTTGTAATTCTTCAACCGTTTTAATCGATTTATTATTTACTTCGATGATCACGTCATTGGGAAGTAAACCGGCATATTTTGCCGAACCTTTGTCCTCAAGTTCAGTAATTAAAACGCCGTAATCCGCATTTAAGTTCAGCTCTTTTTTCAATTCTTCATCGATGGGAACTACTCC includes:
- a CDS encoding ComF family protein; translation: MNTRWITELLKNSWDGCLELLYPNLCICCEGKCLTPGQKFCLECQSQLPPSEMYRYRENEFTLKFRGRVPLSLGAALFYYQKGSRLQLAMERLKYKNEPDIGISLGAYYAQLLKQNELLQNVDLLMPVPLHPSRQRIRGYNQSAMIARGFSEVSSIPVVENVLLRSKETKSQVDKNRMERIDNMHSVFSVKQAEKIENKHIALMDDILTTGATLEACALQLLKASHCRISMLTIGMTC